In the Candidatus Eisenbacteria bacterium genome, one interval contains:
- a CDS encoding glycosyl hydrolase, translating into MLAATAQPPLALGASKAVAKLDPFDQRQLAGLEWRNIGPSRGGRATAATGVIGQRNVYYFGGTGGGIWKSTDSGVSWANVSDGHLGTGSVGAIAVSASDPNVIYAGMGEGCIRGNVSHGDGVYKSLDAGRSWKHVGLRDSRQIGRVRIHPRDPDLVYVAALGHTFGASHERGVFRTRDGGESWKCVLAVNDSTGAIDLVLDPRNPRVLYATTWQVHRTPWSLESGGSGSGLWKSTDGGDRWTRLTEGLPKGLWGRSGVAVSGANSDRVWAMVEAADGGLFRSDDAGRTWSRVNEDRNLRQRAWYYTHVYADPVSAEVAYVLNVRFMRSADGGKSFQSIGAPHSDHHDLWIDPDDPQRMIGANDGGVNVSFDGGRSWSSQGNQPTAQFYHVITDDGFPYKVYGAQQDNSTVAIPSRTSGYGIDRTDWYDVGGGESGFIAPKPGDPNIVYAGSYDGYLTRFDRRTGQLRDVNPYPNNPMGWGAEGAKYRFQWTFPIVISPHDPNVLYAGSNVLHRTTDEGHSWHVISPDLTRNDRSKLGPSGGPITKDNTSVEYYCTIFAMAESRRAPGLLWVGSDDGLVHVSRDAGRSWQNVTPQALPAWSLISQIEPSPHDPATAYIAANRYKLDDNRPYAFVTNDYGKSWRSIVGDLPSDAFVRVVREDPVRKHLLYCGTEAGVSASPDGGAHWLPLRLNRPGLIADLAKPDGEVRGALPVVPITDLVIKDNDVVVSTQGRSFWILDDIAPLRQLTPEVASANAWLFAPSNASMFGGPGGTGVGANPSYGATIYYRLAAEPKEKEQITLEFLDASGKLIRKFANRDSSEATTHKDGEGDDSTEPRIPARAGLNRFAWNLRYPDASRFKGMILWGGDLSGPTVMPGRYQVRLTVGGKSQTQAFEVQKDPRLSTTTADYQKRFDLHLKIRDKLTETHDAIVKLRDVRDQLEAVAARAGSAAPKDTTIGGSARALTARLTAVEEALYQTKNRSSQDPLNFPIRLNDKLSSLTGVVSGADAAPTEQCYTVYDEVAGAIDAELAKLGVLLGAELSAFNRLVREKELPAVTAKEKVVR; encoded by the coding sequence ATGCTCGCCGCGACCGCTCAGCCCCCGCTCGCCCTTGGCGCCTCGAAAGCCGTGGCGAAGCTCGATCCCTTCGATCAACGGCAACTCGCGGGACTCGAGTGGCGAAACATCGGTCCATCGCGCGGCGGTCGTGCGACGGCGGCGACCGGGGTGATCGGTCAGCGCAACGTCTACTACTTCGGCGGCACCGGCGGCGGCATCTGGAAGAGCACCGACAGCGGCGTTTCGTGGGCGAACGTCTCGGACGGCCACCTCGGCACCGGTTCGGTCGGCGCGATCGCGGTCTCCGCATCCGATCCCAACGTGATCTATGCCGGCATGGGCGAGGGCTGCATCCGCGGCAACGTTTCGCACGGCGACGGGGTCTACAAGTCGCTCGACGCGGGGCGCAGCTGGAAGCACGTCGGACTGAGGGACTCGCGCCAGATCGGGCGCGTTCGCATCCATCCGCGCGATCCCGACCTGGTCTACGTCGCCGCGCTCGGTCACACCTTCGGCGCCAGCCACGAACGCGGTGTGTTTCGCACTCGAGACGGCGGCGAGAGCTGGAAATGCGTGCTGGCGGTCAACGACAGCACCGGCGCGATCGATCTGGTGCTCGACCCTCGCAATCCGCGGGTGCTCTACGCCACGACCTGGCAGGTGCATCGCACGCCGTGGAGCCTCGAGAGCGGAGGCTCGGGCAGCGGACTCTGGAAGTCGACGGATGGCGGCGACCGCTGGACACGACTCACCGAGGGGCTGCCGAAGGGACTGTGGGGACGCTCGGGAGTCGCCGTCTCGGGTGCGAACTCCGATCGGGTGTGGGCGATGGTCGAAGCGGCCGACGGCGGGCTGTTCCGCTCGGACGACGCGGGGCGCACCTGGAGTCGCGTCAACGAAGATCGCAATCTCCGCCAGCGCGCCTGGTACTACACCCACGTCTACGCCGATCCGGTGAGCGCGGAAGTCGCCTACGTGCTCAACGTACGATTCATGCGCTCCGCCGACGGCGGCAAGAGTTTCCAGTCGATCGGCGCGCCGCACAGCGATCATCACGATCTGTGGATCGATCCCGACGACCCGCAGCGCATGATCGGAGCGAACGACGGCGGTGTGAACGTTTCGTTCGACGGCGGGCGATCGTGGAGCAGCCAGGGCAATCAGCCCACCGCGCAGTTCTATCACGTCATCACCGATGATGGCTTTCCCTACAAGGTGTATGGAGCGCAGCAGGACAACTCGACGGTCGCGATCCCGAGCCGCACCTCGGGCTATGGCATCGATCGCACCGACTGGTACGACGTGGGCGGTGGCGAAAGCGGGTTCATCGCACCCAAGCCGGGCGATCCGAACATCGTCTACGCCGGCTCTTACGACGGATACCTCACGCGCTTCGATCGACGCACCGGTCAACTGCGAGACGTGAATCCGTACCCCAACAATCCGATGGGCTGGGGCGCCGAGGGTGCGAAGTATCGATTCCAGTGGACGTTTCCGATCGTGATCTCGCCGCACGATCCGAACGTGCTCTATGCCGGCTCGAACGTGCTGCACCGCACCACCGACGAAGGCCACAGCTGGCACGTGATCAGTCCCGATCTGACGCGCAACGACCGCTCGAAGCTCGGCCCATCGGGCGGGCCCATCACCAAGGACAACACCAGCGTCGAGTACTACTGCACGATCTTCGCCATGGCCGAGTCGCGGCGTGCTCCGGGACTGCTGTGGGTGGGCTCGGACGACGGCCTGGTGCACGTGTCGCGAGACGCCGGCAGGAGCTGGCAAAACGTCACGCCGCAAGCACTGCCGGCGTGGAGCCTGATCAGTCAGATCGAGCCCTCGCCCCACGATCCTGCTACGGCGTACATCGCAGCGAATCGCTACAAGCTCGACGACAACCGCCCCTACGCGTTCGTGACGAACGACTATGGGAAGAGCTGGCGCTCGATCGTCGGGGATCTGCCGAGTGATGCGTTCGTGCGCGTGGTTCGCGAGGACCCCGTGCGCAAGCACCTGCTCTATTGCGGCACCGAAGCCGGCGTCAGTGCGTCGCCCGACGGAGGTGCTCACTGGCTGCCGCTGAGGCTCAATCGCCCGGGCCTGATCGCGGACCTCGCGAAGCCGGACGGCGAGGTGCGGGGCGCTCTGCCGGTGGTCCCCATCACGGACCTCGTGATCAAGGACAACGACGTGGTGGTTTCGACTCAGGGGCGCTCGTTCTGGATTCTCGACGACATCGCGCCGCTGCGACAGCTCACCCCCGAGGTCGCGAGCGCGAACGCGTGGCTGTTCGCACCATCGAATGCGTCGATGTTCGGCGGTCCGGGCGGCACCGGAGTCGGCGCCAACCCTTCGTACGGCGCAACGATCTACTACCGCCTCGCGGCCGAACCCAAAGAGAAGGAGCAGATCACGCTCGAGTTCCTCGACGCGTCGGGAAAGCTCATTCGGAAGTTCGCGAATCGAGACTCGAGCGAGGCGACGACTCACAAAGACGGCGAGGGCGATGACAGCACGGAGCCCAGGATTCCCGCCCGCGCGGGACTCAATCGCTTCGCCTGGAACCTGCGCTACCCCGATGCAAGTCGCTTCAAGGGCATGATCCTGTGGGGCGGCGATCTGTCGGGCCCCACCGTGATGCCGGGCCGCTATCAAGTGCGGCTGACGGTGGGCGGCAAGTCACAGACCCAGGCGTTCGAGGTTCAGAAGGATCCGCGGCTCTCAACCACGACGGCCGACTACCAGAAGCGCTTCGACCTGCACTTGAAGATCCGCGACAAGCTCACCGAGACGCACGACGCGATCGTGAAGCTGCGCGACGTGCGTGATCAGCTCGAAGCGGTCGCGGCGCGGGCGGGATCGGCCGCGCCCAAGGACACGACCATCGGCGGCTCCGCGCGGGCGCTGACTGCCAGGCTCACCGCGGTCGAGGAAGCGCTCTACCAGACCAAGAATCGCAGCAGTCAGGATCCGCTCAACTTTCCGATCCGGCTCAACGACAAGCTCAGCAGCCTGACGGGCGTGGTGTCGGGGGCGGACGCCGCGCCGACCGAGCAGTGCTACACCGTGTACGACGAGGTCGCAGGTGCGATCGACGCGGAGCTGGCGAAGCTCGGCGTGCTGTTGGGCGCCGAGTTGAGCGCATTTAATCGGCTGGTGCGCGAGAAGGAGCTGCCGGCGGTGACGGCGAAGGAGAAGGTGGTTCGCTGA
- a CDS encoding YaeQ family protein translates to MALGATIHQFLIQLSHVDRSVYESLELRVARHPSESEEFLCARVLAFCLEHREGLAFSKGLVEPDQPALEVRDLTGTLKAWIEVGSPDSARLHRASKAAPRVAVYTHHDAERYWASLAGERIHRAEEIELYGLDRELVSELVARLERRMTFELSVTDGMLYLTLGEDLLSAPLASHRLTG, encoded by the coding sequence TTGGCACTCGGCGCCACGATCCACCAGTTCCTGATTCAGCTCTCCCACGTGGATCGCTCGGTCTACGAATCGCTCGAGTTGCGCGTGGCGCGTCATCCCTCCGAAAGCGAAGAGTTTCTGTGTGCCCGGGTGCTCGCGTTCTGCCTCGAGCACCGCGAAGGGCTCGCGTTCTCGAAGGGCCTGGTGGAGCCCGACCAGCCGGCTCTCGAGGTGAGGGATCTGACCGGAACCCTGAAGGCGTGGATCGAGGTCGGATCTCCCGACTCCGCGCGGCTGCACCGTGCCAGCAAAGCCGCACCGCGCGTCGCCGTCTACACCCACCACGATGCCGAGCGCTACTGGGCCTCGCTGGCCGGTGAGCGCATTCATCGCGCCGAGGAGATCGAACTGTACGGGCTCGACCGTGAACTGGTGTCCGAACTCGTGGCACGGCTCGAGCGGCGCATGACGTTCGAACTCTCGGTCACCGACGGCATGCTGTATCTGACGCTGGGCGAAGACCTGCTGTCGGCACCGCTCGCCTCGCACCGACTGACGGGGTAG